The following are from one region of the Penaeus chinensis breed Huanghai No. 1 chromosome 5, ASM1920278v2, whole genome shotgun sequence genome:
- the LOC125025557 gene encoding histone H1A-like gives MAPIPKTPRTPRTPTKSMRTPKSTLRTPRSLKAPRTLKTPRRLKAPLGRSSRTPRANAKPLTIGDMVFEAVEALNDRRGVSLHAIKKYLRDNKKVDTEAKAFFIKKYLKAFVEEGKLVQVAGTGRQRNFQTAWQESKFGKAVWRLQGRRESGEQTENWQNSRKGSAAFL, from the coding sequence ATGGCTCCTATTCCGAAAACTCCACGAACGCCCAGAACTCCGACTAAATCTATGAGAACGCCCAAGTCGACCTTGAGGACGCCGAGATCTTTGAAGGCGCCGAGGACTTTAAAGACGCCCAGGAGATTGAAAGCGCCGCTGGGAAGGTCCTCAAGGACTCCTCGTGCCAACGCCAAACCCCTGACGATTGGCGACATGGTCTTTGAGGCTGTAGAGGCTCTGAATGATCGGAGGGGCGTCTCGCTACACGCAATTAAGAAATATCTACGGGACAACAAGAAGGTCGACACCGAGGCGAAAGCATTCTTCATCAAGAAGTATCTCAAAGCTTTCGTGGAGGAAGGAAAACTGGTTCAAGTTGCAGGCACAGGGCGCCAACGGAACTTTCAAACTGCCTGGCAAGAAAGCAAGTTCGGAAAAGCTGTCTGGAGGCTCCAAGGCCGTCGTGAAAGTGGCGAGCAGACCGAAAATTGGCAAAATAGCAGGAAGGGTAGTGCAGCCTTCCTCTAA